One segment of Drosophila mauritiana strain mau12 chromosome 3R, ASM438214v1, whole genome shotgun sequence DNA contains the following:
- the LOC117146092 gene encoding uncharacterized protein LOC117146092 isoform X1 — protein sequence METPVEEHGMDLSKVSVVRSAKGVDMLCVDDYLYHFDRIGRNNTYRWLCNRRKDKSTPCKSRICTMLPDPLDKTRHVVVDVVLAHIHPRCSDHEVNKVAQRKRLSVMMMNDAYSTTQPKRARLYERANAGMNPPEFIYGSIDNSTVEASFQLDFEDKDRVYMLRRRDGRVMVCIDGHLYYLAGKSYKGDIFRWTCVRKRDIECTARICTEATLAGAHRLHAVDTDAHIHPHYSAAKLMHMFSKHQIVLVEDENTSDVLAECPNLEYFDPENTFDTAQRGDDLESIIIEECEDNYDIYMRTDGSQGEGIQGNEEIESQEGDDESSLLDPKIHHSSKWPAAFDVIANYLPPPSHNPLTETDLTKFTFLPSAKGRKVLCLSQHLFHFDSQSRSNGHMFFTCINRRDKANTCHVRITLDPVENGPVVLRINGEHTHNPDIKEIARRLKQQAKLDQDNAHKLQKIEHAEEISFESDEGSASQGGDTFEAENSVDESYEPIDTRNVVMKKVISIDGAIKMEPESKANMIVQYLKDGANNISAKIEILPDALDELEPHAAYASTPLPKVRQPQITNIRRRRDVAEPAKGVQPDMDLSKICTLRSAKGHELLCVDGYIYHAKNRGVISRNYWVCIKSRDPDINCKSRISTATQKDGSIRVLRVYNSHSHPFSEDDIKRRLYNEINKKNNKNLKFRPLHFIGKSLDQIQQEYGDLAIERLNVSNISSDIVVHKKPRISGSNNSRSVSQRADSHHEDDDVVIVEEEYQEQEEGVEMTMEGDQQYVDVDNTDGIIEVVEEVADEMEGYGSIVPIYTMKLYAVSDGPPSLAVRMCLKALDIQYQLINVDFCAMEHRSEEYSKINPQKEIPVLDDDGFYLSESIAIMQYLCDKYAPDSTLYPQDVNVRAVINQRLCFNMGFYYAPISAHSMAPIFFDYKRTPMSLKKVQNALEVFETYLERLGTKYAAGDNITIADFALISATICLEAINFDLQQYPLVNKWYETFKAEYPQLWEIANSGMQEISAFEQNPPDLSHMEHPFHPTRKSKGLK from the exons ATGGAGACGCCCGTCGAGGAGCACGGCATGGACCTGTCCAAGGTGTCCGTGGTGCGCTCCGCCAAGGGCGTGGATATGCTCTGCGTGGACGACTATCTGTACCACTTCGATCGCATCGGGCGGAACAACACCTACCGATGGCTGTGCAACAGGCGCAAGGACAAGTCCACTCCCTGCAAGTCCCGCATCTGCACCATGCTGCCCGATCCGCTGGACAAGACGCGCCACGTCGTCGTGGACGTCGTTCTGGCCCACATCCACCCGCGCTGCAGCGATCACGAGGTCAACAAGGTGGCCCAGCGCAAGCGGCTCTCCGTAATGATGATGAACGACGCATACAGCACCACCCAGCCGAAGAGAGCACGCCTGTACGAGCGCGCCAACGCCGGCATGAATCCGCCGGAGTTCATCTACGGAAGCATCGACAACTCCACCGTGGAGGCCTCGTTCCAGTTGGACTTTGAG GACAAGGACCGTGTGTACATGCTACGGCGCCGCGATGGCCGCGTGATGGTCTGCATCGATGGGCATCTGTACTACCTGGCCGGGAAGTCCTACAAGGGCGACATATTCCGATGGACCTGTGTGCGCAAGCGTGACATTGAGTGCACGGCCAGGATCTGCACGGAGGCGACTTTGGCGGGAGCACATCGCCTGCATGCCGTCGACACGGATGCGCACATTCATCCGCACTACTCGGCCGCCAAGCTCATGCACATGTTTTCGAAGCACCAAATCGTGTTGGTGGAGGACGAAAATACCTCGGATGTGCTGGCAGAGTGCCCCAATCTCGAGTACTTCGATCCGGAAAACACCTTCGACACAGCTCAGCGGGGCGATGACTTGGAATCCATAATAATCGAGGAGTGCGAGGATAACTACGATATATACATGAGAACGGACGGGAGCCAAGGTGAAGGGATTCAAGGCAACGAAGAGATCGAGAGCCAGGAAGGGGACGACGAGTCTTCGCTGCTGGACCCGAAAATACACCACAGCTCCAAGTGGCCAGCGGCATTCGACGTAATTGCCAACTATCTGCCGCCGCCGAGCCACAACCCGCTCACGGAGACCGACTTGACCAAGTTCACATTTCTTCCCTCGGCCAAGGGTCGTAAGGTGCTGTGCTTGAGTCAGCATCTGTTCCACTTCGACTCCCAAAGCAGGTCCAACGGCCACATGTTCTTCACATGCATAAACCGACGCGACAAGGCCAACACTTGTCACGTCCGCATTACCCTAGACCCGGTTGAAAACGGACCAGTAGTGCTTCGTATCAATGGGGAGCACACGCACAATCCAGATATAAAAGAAATTGCTCGCCGGCTTAAGCAGCAGGCCAAGCTGGATCAGGACAATGCGCACAAGCTGCAAAAGATCGAGCACGCTGAAGAGATTAGTTTCGAAAGCGACGAGGGTTCGGCCAGCCAGGGAGGCGATACCTTCGAGGCGGAGAACAGCGTCGACGAAAGCTACGAACCCATTGACACGCGTAATGTGGTAATGAAGAAGGTGATTAGCATCGATGGCGCCATCAAAATGGAACCAGAATCGAAAGCGAACATGATAGTGCAGTACCTTAAGGACGGAGCGAACAACATAAGCGCCAAGATCGAGATACTGCCCGACGCACTAGATGAGCTCGAACCACACGCTGCTTATGCATCCACGCCTTTGCCGAAGGTTCGGCAGCCGCAGATCACGAATATACGTAGACGACGCGATGTAGCAGAGCCAGCGAAGGGCGTCCAGCCGGACATGGACCTCTCAAAGATTTGTACCCTCAGATCTGCCAAGGGGCACGAACTGCTGTGCGTCGATGGCTATATATACCATGCCAAGAACCGTGGCGTCATCTCGCGCAACTATTGGGTGTGCATCAAAAGCCGCGATCCGGACATCAATTGCAAGAGCCGCATCTCGACGGCCACCCAAAAGGATGGCTCTATTCGTGTGCTCCGTGTTTACAACAGTCACAGCCATCCTTTCAGCGAGGACGACATCAAGCGGAGGCTATACAACGAGATCAACAAGAAGAATAACAAGAACCTAAAGTTTCGGCCGCTGCACTTCATCGGCAAATCGTTGGATCAGATTCAGCAGGAGTACGGTGATTTGGCCATCGAGCGCCTGAATGTGTCTAACATCAGCAGCGACATTGTGGTTCACAAGAAGCCTCGAATTAGCGGCAGTAATAACAGCAGATCCGTGTCCCAAAGAGCGGATTCTCACCATGAGGACGATGATGTTGTTATCGTGGAGGAAGAGTACCAGGAGCAAGAGGAAGGCGTCGAAATGACCATGGAAGGCGATCAACAATACGTGGATGTGGACAACACAGATGGCATCATTGAGGTTGTCGAGGAAGTAGCCGATGAAATGGAAGGCTACGGCTCTATTGT ACCCATATACACCATGAAACTCTACGCCGTATCCGATGGGCCGCCTTCCCTGGCCGTTCGCATGTGCCTGAAGGCCTTGGATATACAATATCAACTCATCAACGTGGACTTTTGCGCCATGGAACATCGCTCTGAGGAGTACTCGAAG ATTAATCCGCAAAAGGAGATCCCCGTGCTAGACGACGACGGTTTCTATCTATCGGAGAGCATTGCCATTATGCAATACCTCTGCGACAAGTACGCGCCGGATTCAACGCTGTATCCGCAGGACGTCAATGTCAGAGCAGTGATCAATCAGCGGCTATGCTTTAACATGGGATTCTACTACGCCCCCATATCCGCCCACAGCATGGCGCCCATTTTCTTCGACTACAAACGTACGCCCATGTCGCTGAAGAAGGTGCAGAACGCACTTGAGGTGTTCGAAACCTATTTGGAGCGACTGGGCACTAAGTACGCGGCAGGCGACAACATAACCATTGCAGACTTCGCTCTCATTTCGGCCACGATCTGCTTGGAGGCAATTAACTTTGACTTGCAGCAGTATCCGTTGGTGAACAAGTGGTACGAAACCTTCAAGGCGGAATACCCGCAGCTGTGGGAGATCGCCAACAGCGGCATGCAGGAGATAAGTGCGTTTGAGCAGAACCCACCGGATCTGTCGCACATGGAGCACCCATTCCATCCGACGCGCAAGTCTAAGGGCCTGAAGTAG
- the LOC117144862 gene encoding uncharacterized protein LOC117144862: protein MAPCSEKQSYAELMENMKLCEAERIYALSNSVGRILDDAEARKVLRHFMMSEKKSMQCVDVYEKCAEFLGKHPKYESCDIKVLARLGLPSHLEQRLCYRLNNGDPISICLCLKNIQEECLSEVAESFNDFKESITKTRMNLKHKQLG from the exons ATGGCACCCTGTTCGGAAAAG CAAAGTTATGCGGAACTAATGGAGAACATGAAACTGTGCGAGGCGGAAAGGATATACGCGCTATCGAATAGTGTCGGAAGAATACTGGATGACGCGGAGGCCCGAAAGGTCCTAAGGCACTTCATGATGAGCGAAAAGAAGTCCATGCAGTGCGTGGACGTCTATGAGAAGTGCGCCGAGTTTCTTGGGAAGCACCCGAAGTACGAGTCCTGCGACATTAAGGTGCTGGCCCGACTGGGTTTGCCCTCCCATCTGGAACAGCGTCTATGTTATCGATTAAACAATGGTGATCCCATTTCCATCTGCCTCTGCCTTAAAAACATCCAGGAGGAATGTCTCAGTGAGGTGGCCGAGTCCTTTAACGACTTCAAGGAATCTATCACAAAAACACGGATGAATCTTAAACATAAGCAACTAGGATAA
- the LOC117146095 gene encoding MAGE-like protein 2, giving the protein MASTSRAARSQNATLSQASQQPVHVVDAKVRAILNYILDHTAQKIPIKDKDLLAVAGDKSELWSRLPLVTNLLAERFGIMLTPLDATSKTLICTAEEPVASIHELTPAQRPQFTLLYIILMYIFLRGNRIEDSKLYAMLEMLNIFPDEEHGYFGANLRKQIEETFVRQQYLKRERSQLSAYDDPKTFFLWGPRAKAEFTFEQMVQFASKLLNQHPKAFEHHLSMAQEGLNAEQ; this is encoded by the coding sequence ATGGCTAGCACTTCTCGCGCAGCTAGGAGCCAGAATGCCACCCTCTCGCAGGCATCTCAACAACCCGTTCATGTGGTCGACGCCAAGGTTCGCGCCATTCTAAACTACATCCTTGATCATACCGCCCAGAAGATTCCCATAAAGGACAAGGATTTGTTGGCGGTGGCTGGAGACAAGAGCGAACTGTGGAGCCGCCTGCCGCTGGTCACTAATCTGCTGGCCGAAAGATTCGGTATAATGCTAACCCCACTGGACGCGACCTCCAAGACGTTAATCTGCACTGCGGAGGAGCCGGTGGCCTCCATTCACGAGCTGACGCCGGCTCAACGCCCGCAGTTCACGCTGCTGTATATCATTCTCATGTACATCTTCCTGCGCGGCAACCGCATCGAGGACTCGAAACTGTACGCTATGCTGGAGATGCTCAACATCTTTCCCGACGAGGAACATGGCTACTTCGGCGCCAATCTGCGCAAACAGATCGAGGAGACATTTGTGAGACAACAATATCTGAAGCGGGAACGCTCACAGCTAAGTGCTTACGATGATCCCAAGACTTTCTTCCTTTGGGGACCACGTGCCAAGGCGGAGTTCACATTCGAGCAAATGGTGCAATTCGCCTCCAAGCTGCTCAATCAGCATCCCAAGGCCTTCGAGCATCACCTCTCCATGGCCCAAGAAGGGCTAAACGCGGAGCAGTAG
- the LOC117146092 gene encoding glutathione S-transferase 1-1 isoform X2: MNTCNIWQVDSAHQYGLKAAREYNINFGPIYTMKLYAVSDGPPSLAVRMCLKALDIQYQLINVDFCAMEHRSEEYSKINPQKEIPVLDDDGFYLSESIAIMQYLCDKYAPDSTLYPQDVNVRAVINQRLCFNMGFYYAPISAHSMAPIFFDYKRTPMSLKKVQNALEVFETYLERLGTKYAAGDNITIADFALISATICLEAINFDLQQYPLVNKWYETFKAEYPQLWEIANSGMQEISAFEQNPPDLSHMEHPFHPTRKSKGLK, encoded by the exons ATGAACACCTGCAATATCTGGCAAGTTGATTCAGCACATCAGTATGGTTTGAAAGCTGCTCGAGAGTACAACATTAATTTTGG ACCCATATACACCATGAAACTCTACGCCGTATCCGATGGGCCGCCTTCCCTGGCCGTTCGCATGTGCCTGAAGGCCTTGGATATACAATATCAACTCATCAACGTGGACTTTTGCGCCATGGAACATCGCTCTGAGGAGTACTCGAAG ATTAATCCGCAAAAGGAGATCCCCGTGCTAGACGACGACGGTTTCTATCTATCGGAGAGCATTGCCATTATGCAATACCTCTGCGACAAGTACGCGCCGGATTCAACGCTGTATCCGCAGGACGTCAATGTCAGAGCAGTGATCAATCAGCGGCTATGCTTTAACATGGGATTCTACTACGCCCCCATATCCGCCCACAGCATGGCGCCCATTTTCTTCGACTACAAACGTACGCCCATGTCGCTGAAGAAGGTGCAGAACGCACTTGAGGTGTTCGAAACCTATTTGGAGCGACTGGGCACTAAGTACGCGGCAGGCGACAACATAACCATTGCAGACTTCGCTCTCATTTCGGCCACGATCTGCTTGGAGGCAATTAACTTTGACTTGCAGCAGTATCCGTTGGTGAACAAGTGGTACGAAACCTTCAAGGCGGAATACCCGCAGCTGTGGGAGATCGCCAACAGCGGCATGCAGGAGATAAGTGCGTTTGAGCAGAACCCACCGGATCTGTCGCACATGGAGCACCCATTCCATCCGACGCGCAAGTCTAAGGGCCTGAAGTAG
- the LOC117146094 gene encoding GPN-loop GTPase 3 — protein sequence MRFAQIIVGPAGSGKSTYCSLMQQYAMDCKRNIQVVNLDPAAEHFTYNPLTDIRDLIHLDDAMEDEELHYGPNGGLIFCLEFLIENQEWLKDQLCGGENELMVGEPDDDYILFDMPGQIELFTHLKMGRQLVELLESWNFRTCVVFCLDSQFMVDGAKFISGTMAALSVMANMEQPHVNVLTKVDLLSSDARKQLEMYLEPDAHSLMGELTIGTGFGEKYAKLTQAIGALIEDFSLVRFFPLDSQDEESVGDLLLQIDNILQYGEDADVNVKDFDELEEGDQD from the exons ATGCGGTTCGCCCAAATAATTGTGGGCCCGGCAGGCAGTGGCAAG TCGACGTACTGCAGCTTAATGCAGCAATATGCGATGGACTGCAAGAGAAATATCCAGGTGGTGAACCTCGATCCGGCGGCGGAGCACTTCACCTACAACCCGCTGACCGACATTCGCGATCTGATCCACCTGGACGATGCCATGGAGGACGAGGAGCTGCACTACGGACCGAACGGCGGCCTCATCTTCTGCCTGGAGTTCTTGATCGAGAACCAGGAATGGCTGAAGGATCAGCTCTGCGGCGGCGAGAACGAGCTGATGGTGGGCGAGCCGGACGATGACTACATCCTGTTCGACATGCCCGGCCAGATCGAGCTGTTCACTCACCTGAAGATGGGCAGGCAGCTGGTGGAACTGCTCGAGTCCTGGAACTTCCGCACATGCGTCGTCTTCTGCTTGGACTCGCAGTTCATGGTGGACGGCGCTAAGTTCATTTCCGGCACCATGGCCGCACTCAGTGTGATGGCCAACATGGAGCAGCCGCACGTCAACGTGCTGACCAAAGTGGATCTGCTGAGCAGCGATGCGCGGAAGCAGCTGGAGATGTACCTGGAACCGGATGCCCACAGTCTGATGGGGGAGCTGACCATCGGGACTGGTTTTGGTGAGAAATACGCAAAACTTACGCAGGCTATTGGCGCGCTGATTGAGGATTTCAG TTTGGTGAGATTTTTCCCGTTGGATTCCCAGGACGAGGAGAGCGTGGGCGATCTTCTCCTGCAAATTGACAATATCTTGCAGTACGGCGAGGATGCAGACGTGAACGTTAAGGACTTTGATGAACTGGAGGAAGGGGATCAGGATTGA
- the LOC117146093 gene encoding centromere protein J: MQEAGGSPVGMPLSQEAIAQRLAALSRWQDEQKRLLQERQSNQRVLLGLEQRNMYKMLGLLHQETESCENSVLEEWDEEHSIQMPRLAADPDDHEPEIPMADPQPAKPKRPFLRRGEGLKQRFKINPDQLRLENLPRYKFANAHPQFRTPQTKKGILKKHKSPPNPAPPPAPKPPAQLDLNEQRFQQMLIGKNACSSTPDLKSSYASSTTASSISPRVRFVEQKSTAGQTTHADDEASSEASPMTGVCWAKVLDTQSIKPAQIQRRSAQIRVEDDSNVSIFELLEQKATEGNIDMNSSCIRTFMARKDQRRRIADDSDHIVVTQQVRQMRLQPQVDQVLVQELQEEDEEDNEPSSDQTLTMTPIQVGNTQVRVRFSDSNDTHEYSDATSLNDGSNIQLFEQFKSALFQALEQKKKSSPSQQSEEPITKDLQEKANLVRSRLEELETEIATFKEQNAQLLRLRQQHELEKAKCTQDHMEAMERVHDEKIQAEIYLHDERMKIEEERRKFEQQMRLHKSNANSKEKKEIAALKQEVEALQLQLKQKEQAHVSAQARLRAQLRASEKEQRNYRDEIELLRRENKRLEQELVKIGRENNSKMLQEINRNIARLAPKVLPSATMSDILDENGRRTQSLDGTAGKPAKQREPHNRRQSSGSAQVRSRSRSLGRNKKGPYALDESFASSSSAEAEEVQPPVTAAKADTPPPAANSSSDFKREITNEDGSKDIWYPNGNLKKISADGMNVRMLYFNKDIKETNIREGTVKYYYAETNTWHTSYLDGLEILEFPNGQTEHRRKDGTVEIHFPNNSIKIVDPSDTEKLEEWRYANGTHLVQLRNGDKILNLPNGQKEIHTKLNKRREYPDGTVKLLYPDGSQETRYSNGRVRLKDKDGKLIMDTDYAKY; the protein is encoded by the exons ATGCAGGAGGCTGGCGGAAGTCCTGTTGGAATGCCTCTGAGCCAGGAGGCCATCGCGCAGCGCCTGGCGGCGCTTAGTCGTTGGCAGGACGAGCAGAAGCGGCTGCTGCAGGAGCGGCAGTCCAATCAGCGCGTTTTGCTCGGCTTGGAGCAACGCAATATGTACAAAATGCTGGGACTGCTACACCAGGAGACGGAAAGCTGCGAAAACAGTGTGCTGGAGGAGTGGGACGAGGAGCACTCTATACAAATGCCGCGACTTGCGGCGGATCCGGACGACCACGAGCCAGAGATTCCAATGGCTGATCCCCAGCCGGCCAAGCCCAAACGTCCCTTTCTGCGTCGCGGCGAAGGCTTAAAGCAGCGGTTCAAGATCAATCCCGACCAGCTGCGCCTGGAAAACCTGCCGCGATACAAGTTCGCTAATGCCCACCCTCAGTTCCGCACGCCTCAAACGAAAAAGGGTATTCTCAAGAAACACAAGTCACCTCCCAATCCTGCGCCTCCACCAGCTCCCAAACCCCCAGCACAGCTCGATCTCAACGAGCAGCGCTTTCAGCAGATGCTAATCGGCAAGAACGCCTGCAGTTCCACTCCAGATCTAAAGTCTTCCTACGCGTCCTCCACTACTGCCTCGAGCATCTCGCCCAGAGTTCGTTTTGTAGAGCAGAAGAGCACGGCGGGACAAACCACTCATGCCGATGATGAAGCCTCCTCGGAGGCCAGTCCCATGACAGGAGTTTGCTGGGCCAAGGTGCTGGACACACAGAGTATAAAGCCAGCACAAATCCAAAGACGCTCTGCTCAAATCCGAGTGGAGGATGACAGCAATGTAAGCATATTCGAGCTACTCGAACAGAAGGCCACTGAGGGAAACATTGACATGAACTCCAGCTGCATTCGAACTTTTATGGCGCGCAAAGATCAGCGACGCCGAATAGCCGATGACTCTGATCACATTGTAGTCACACAGCAGGTGCGTCAAATGCGATTGCAGCCGCAGGTGGACCAGGTGCTGGTACAGGAACTgcaggaggaggacgaggaggacaACGAACCGTCCAGCGATCAGACCCTCACAATGACACCCATCCAGGTGGGGAATACCCAAGTGCGAGTGCGTTTCTCCGACTCCAATGACACGCACGAGTACTCCGATGCAACCAGTCTCAACGACGGCTCCAATATTCAGCTCTTTGAACAGTTCAAGTCCGCCCTCTTCCAGGCTTTGGAACAGAAGAAGAAGTCAAGTCCCAGTCAGCAGTCAGAGGAACCCATAACCAAAGATCTTCAGGAGAAGGCCAATCTCGTTCGCTCTCGCCTCGAAGAGCTGGAGACAGAGATAGCCACCTTCAAGGAACAGAATGCCCAACTCCTCCGCCTGAGGCAGCAGCACGAATTGGAGAAGGCAAAGTGCACACAGGATCACATGGAGGCCATGGAACGCGTCCATGACGAAAAGATTCAAGCTGAAATTTATCTGCACGACGAGCGCATGAAGATCGAGGAGGAACGCCGCAAGTTCGAGCAGCAAATGCGACTCCACAAGAGCAATGCAAACAGCAAGGAAAAGAAGGAGATAGCCGCCTTGAAGCAGGAAGTGGAGGCACTGCAGCTTCAGCTCAAGCAAAAGGAGCAGGCGCATGTCTCGGCACAGGCACGACTCCGCGCTCAACTGCGGGCCAGTGAGAAGGAGCAGCGAAACTACCGTGACGAGATCGAGCTGCTGCGCAGGGAGAACAAGCGCCTAGAGCAAGAGCTGGTCAAGATTGGCCGCGAAAACAACAGCAAGATGCTGCAGGAGATCAATCGAAACATAGCCCGTCTTGCCCCCAAAGTG TTACCTTCCGCAACGATGTCCGATATCCTCGATGAGAACGGTCGGCGCACCCAGTCTCTGGACGGCACTGCTGGTAAGCCTGCCAAGCAGCGAGAGCCACACAACCGTCGTCAGAGTAGCGGCAGTGCCCAAGTGAGAAGTCGGAGTCGCTCACTGGGCAGGAATAAGAAGGGACCATATGCTCTGGATGAGAGCTTCGCCTCTAGTAGTTCTGCGGAAGCGGAGGAAGTTCAGCCACCTGTGACCGCTGCGAAAGCTGATACCCCCCCACCGGCTGCCAACTCCAGCAGTGACTTTAAGCGGGAGATTACGAATGAGGATGGCAGCAAGGACATTTGGTACCCAAACGGCAATCTGAAAAAGATTAGCGCCGATGGCATGAACGTGCGCATGCTTTATTTCAACAAGGACATCAAGGAAACTAACATCAGGGAAGGCACAGTGAAGTATTACTACGCTGAGACCAACACTTGGCACACCTCCTACCTAGATGGTTTGGAAATACTCGAGTTTCCCAACGGGCAGACGGAACATCGCCGCAAGGACGGCACTGTCGAGATTCACTTTCCCAACAACAGCATTAAGATTGTGGATCCCAGCGATACGGAGAAACTGGAGGAGTGGCGTTACGCGAATGGAACCCATCTAGTGCAGCTCCGGAATGGTGACAAGATTCTCAATCTGCCCAATGGCCAAAAGGAGATTCATACCAAACTAAACAAGCGCAGGGAGTATCCGGACGGCACTGTGAAGCTTTTGTATCCAGATGGCAGCCAAGAGACGCGCTACTCCAACGGGCGCGTTCGTTTGAAGGACAAGGATGGCAAGCTCATAATGGACACAGACTATGCAAAGTATTAG